A single genomic interval of Macaca nemestrina isolate mMacNem1 chromosome 14, mMacNem.hap1, whole genome shotgun sequence harbors:
- the LOC105498854 gene encoding osteomodulin codes for MGFLSPIFVIFFFLGVKVHCQYETYQWDEDYDQEPDDDYQTGFPFRQNVDYGVPFHQYTLGCVSECFCPTNFPSSMYCDNRKLKAIPNIPMHIQQLYLQFNEIEAVTANSFINATYLKEINLSYNKIKSQKIDYGVFAKLPNLLQLHLEHNNLEEFPFPLPKSLERLLLGYNEISKLQTNAMDGLVNLTMLDLCYNHLHDSLLKDKIFAKMEKLMQLNLCNNRLESMPPGLPSSLMYLSLENNSISSIPEKYFDKLPKLHALRLSHNKLQDIPYNIFNLPNLVELSVGHNKLKQAFYIPRNLEHLYLQNNDIEKMNLTVMCPSIDPLHHHHLTYIRVDQNKLKEPISSYIFFCFPHIHTIYYGEQRSTNGQTIQLKTQVFRRFQDDDDESEDHDDPDNAHESPEQEGAEGHFDPHYYANQE; via the exons atgggtTTTTTAAGtccaatatttgttattttcttctttcttggagTCAAAGTACATTGCCAATATGAAACTTATCAGTGGGATGAAGACTATGACCAAGAGCCAGATGATGATTATCAAACAGGATTCCCATTTCGTCAAAATGTAGACTACGGAGTTCCTTTTCATCAGTATACTTTAGGCTGTGTCAGTGAATGCTTCTGTCCAACTAACTTTCCATCATCAATGTACTGTGATAATCGCAAACTCAAGGCTATCCCAAATATTCCGATGCACATTCAGCAACTCTACCTTCAGTTCAATGAAATTGAGGCCGTGACTGCAAATTCATTCATCAATGCAACTTATCTTAAAGAAATTAACCTCAGCTACAACAAAATTAAATCTCAAAAGATTGATTATGGTGTGTTTGCTAAGCTTCCAAATCTACTACAACTTCATCTAGAGCATAACAATTTAGAAGAatttccatttcctcttcctAAATCTCTGGAAAGACTCCTTCTTGGTTACAATGAAATCTCCAAACTGCAGACAAATGCCATGGATGGGCTAGTAAACTTGACCATGCTTGATCTCTGTTATAATCATCTTCATGATTCTCTGCTAAAAGACAAAATCTTTGCCAAAATGGAAAAACTAATGCAGCTCAACCTCTGCAATAACAGATTAGAATCCATGCCTCCTGGTTTGCCTTCTTCACTTATGTATCTGTctttagaaaataattccatttcttCTATACCCGAAAAATACTTCGACAAACTTCCAAAACTTCATGCTTTAAGACTGTCACACAACAAACTACAAGACATcccatataatatttttaatcttcCCAACCTTGTAGAACTCAGTGTTGGACACAACAAATTGAAGCAAGCATTCTATATTCCAAGAAATTTGGAACACCTATACCTACAAAATAATGATATAGAAA aGATGAATCTTACAGTGATGTGTCCTTCTATTGACCCATTGCATCACCACCATTTAACATACATTCGTGTGGACCAAAATAAACTAAAGGAACCAATAAGCTCATACATCTTCTTCTGCTTCCCTCATATACATACTATTTATTATGGTGAACAAAGAAGCACTAATGGTCAAACAATACAACTAAAGACACAAGTTTTCAGGAGATTTCAAGACGATGATGATGAAAGTGAAGATCACGATGATCCTGACAACGCTCATGAGAGCCCAGAACAAGAAGGAGCAGAAGGGCACTTTGACCCTCATTATTATGCAAATCAGGAATAG